The DNA segment ACTCCCTCCGCTGGCGCGCGCTCGCACACAACCCGTTCGTACATCAGGGCCTCGAAATCCTGCTCTACGACCGGATTCCTGGCAGCTGGAAGCAGGATGCCCTTACGAAGGGGTGGATCGCCTACAGTGCAACCGACTTCCCGCGTTCAATCGACCTGTTCGGACGTGTGATCCGCCATCATCCGAGTCACTTCGTTCGCGCCCGCTATCTCCGTGCGCAGGCATTCGTGGCATTGCAGCACTTCGACAGTGCACAGGCCGAGCTTCACCGGATGAAGGAGGAGCTGCAGCGCAGGGAGGAGGTCGCACTGGTTCGGTACTACGAATCGAAGGAGCTCCTGGAGTACGCGACCGGCGTCCTTCACGCGATTCAGAACCGGGACTCGGATGCACGGGAGGCGCTGTCGAGAGCTCTCATGGAAGATCTCACCTTCTATCCGGCGCACGTCGTCATGGGATTCATCGCCCATGCAAGATCCGACTTCAGCGCGGCAGCCGAGCATTATCGGAATGCATTGGAGCTGGCACCTGAACACGGAGCGCTCAACTATCGCTATGGTATCACGCTCGCCAGGCTCGGAAGAACTCCGGAGGCCGTCGACGCATTCCGCAAGGCCGCGCGAGCAGAGCCTTTTTTCGCCGACGTACGATTCGAGCTGGCACAGGTCCTGGATGCTGCGGGAGACCGGGCGGGTGCGGTGCAGGCCTACTCGGAATATCTGCGTATGGCACCGAGATCCGCCACCGAGCGGATCGATGTCGCTCGCACCCGCAAAGGGGTCCTGGGTGAGAGTTGAGGCTCGATGGGAGCGCAGAGGCCTGACCCGGCGCACGCTCTCTCTCCAACCCCCGTGCACTCTTCCATGCTGATCGCGCTCACGCATGCCGTCCCGCCGAGCATCACCCACTGCGAGCTCACGCACCTGGGCCGTGAGGCCATCGACGTCGCGCGTGCGACCGAACAGCACCACCGCTACGAGGAGGCGCTCCGTGAGCTCGGCTGCACGGTCGAGCGGCTGCCTCCCACGCCCGACCTGCCGGATTCCGTGTTCGTGGAAGACACGGCCGTGGTCCTTCCGGAGCTCGCCATCATCGCCCGGCCCGGCGCCGAGTCGCGCCGCGCGGAAGTCGCTGCGGTCGCGGAAGCGCTTCGGCCGTATCGCACTCTTGCCTGCATCGAATCGCCGGGTACCCTGGACGGAGGGGACGTGCTGTGCGTGGGCTCCCGCGTCTATGTCGGAGAATCGGATCGGACCAACGCTGAAGGAATCCGGCAACTCGGAGACGTCGTGTCCGCCTTCGGGTACGTGGTTCAACCCGTCACCCTCTCCGGTTGTCTGCACCTGAAAACCGCGGTCACTCAGGTCGCCCGGAACACGCTGCTCCTGAACCCGGACTGGATCGATGTCGGCGTGTTCGACGGGCTCGATCGCATCGAGGTGCACCCGGCAGAACCGTTCGCGGCGAATGCGCTGCGGGTTGGAGCGGTACTGCTCCATCCGGCCGCGTTTCCGCGGACCCGGCAGCGCCTGGAGAAGCGGGGCTTCGCCGTACGCACGGTGGAAGCAGACGAGCTGGCCAAGGCAGAGGCGGGTCTGACGTGCTGCAGCATCCTGGTTCCGGTGTGATCCCGCGCTGAGTCCCACGCCCATGGCGCACCTTCGGACAGCGGCGCTAGCTTTCAGCTCCGTTCCGTTGTGCGGCCCCGGTACCTTCGCCGTTGCTGGCCATGCCGAGCCCGTTCGAGAGCGCGCAGTTGAATCTCCAGCTCTACGACCTCCGACGCGAGCCCGTGCTGCGCGAGGCCCGCGGCTGGTTCACCCGGGACTTCAATCCGGAGAGCTTCGCAGAGCTCGTCACCCTCGCCAGCGGCGACCGGAACGCGGCGTTCCGGATGGTGCTCGGCTACTGGGACATGGCAGCCTCCCTGGTCACGACTGGCGCCATCGACGGCGAGGCGTTCCGCGCGGCACACGGCGAGATCTTCGTCACGTTCAGTAAGATCCACCCCTTTCTCGCGGAGCTGCGCGCAGCGAGCGGCGAACCCGAGTTCTGCCGGCACATGGAGGCCGTGGTGCTGGCCGCTCCGGATGCGGAGGCCGTCCTTGCCCGCCGGCGTGAGGCAGCACGCGCGGCGGCGGTGGCGGATCGGTCGGGGGCAATGGCACCGACGCGCGCCTAGACTGACGAATGCGCCGTAGGCGAGATGCGTCCGGCGGCCTCTGTACCGGCTGGTGCCGTGAGCGCCAGTCGCAGTACGCGTAAGCTCCTCCTTCGTCCCCGCGCGCCTGAAAATGAGGCGCTCTGCGGCGGATCCTTCCATTGATCGGAGCATGAGGAACACCGCGAGATGGATCACGGTCGTCGCATTCGCCGTGCTGTCGGCAGGATGCCGCGATACTGCAGGTCCAAGGGTGAGTGGCCTCGCCCCCGAGAGAGCGGCTGCACTGGACGGGGACTGGACGTTCAGTGTGTTCGACCTCCAGAGCGGCGAGGTGACATGCTGGATGGAAGGCGGATTTCTCGCGCTCAAGCCGCTCTCGTCAGGCCAGCTCACAGCGGAGGTCGACTGGCAGGCCTTCAGCCGTCGTTTCTCCCCGGAGCAGGCGATCCAGGGACGCCGCTATCCCGGCGTGCACTACTGCGAGTCCCGGGAGCACGGCAGCGGCGCGTTAAAAGGCAATCTCTGGCATAGCCCATACTTCCCGCACGAGCTGACCGGCACCTCAACGCGCGACAGCGTCTACCTGAGCGGGTCTCTGAGCAAGCCTGCGAGGCGAGTCACGTTGCGCGGCTTCCGGCAGGGCGACCACATCGCCGGTGAAATCGAGATCAGCACCTCGTCCGAGGAGGGGCAGAGATGGCGCGGCCGCTTTGCCGCCACGAAGGGACCACCCGTCCGGGAAGAGGAACGGCACTGGTGGAAGTTTCCAGCACCCTTCATCGTGAGCCCCCGCTGATCCGGCTGCGGCTCTTCGGCAACGCCGAACGCGACGTGCCGGCGGGATGACGCACGGCGTTTGCATCCCGCGGCCGAGCGGCTCAGAGCATGCTGGCGTTCCAATGGAGGAAACAATGACCTTTCTGCGTCGGCTCCGTGGGATCGCGAGCACGGCTCTCCTCTGGGCAGCCACATGGGGCATCGTCGGTACCGCCGCGTATGCCGTTCTCGGGGTCCGCTGGACCCTGGACGCGGGTCGGCCGCTGTCGGTCGGCGAGATCGCGCCCTACGCGCTCACCGGAACCGTGTTCTTCGCGGTGTACGGCCTGTTGGGCGGCGCGTCCTTCGCGGGAGTGCTCCTGCTGGTGGAGCGCCGCGGCATCCAGAGCCTCACCTTTCCGCGGATCGCGGCCTGGGGCGGGCTGGGAGGAATCGGCGTGCTGCTGGTGAACCTCGTCCTGGTCTACCTAGGGGAGGGTGTCGTGCTCGACGACACACTCTCGGCGCTGCTCGTCATGGGTCTGCTCGGCGCCGGCTGTGCGGCCGGATCGCTCGCCCTCGCACGCCGGGCGCCCGGGCCCGAGAGAGCCCAGGCATGTCCGATGCTCCCTCCGCGCCGACGGCTCGATCGGTAAGCCGCACTCCGCCGCTGGTCCGCGGCGGCCCAGCAAGGGCGCTGGTCCGCGCCCGGAGCGGCGGAGGCTTCCGGAGAAAGCGCGCGCCACCGGGATCCTTGCCGTGCCCGCGGTGCCGACGATATCCTTCTTCTCTCCCCGACGCACGCCTCGCGTCCTTCGCCGTCCCTTCCCATCGCTCACCAGGAGACCTCCCATGCGGTGGCACGCCCTCGCCCTCCCCCTCCTCCTGACCGCCTGCGCCACCGCCCCGTCCGGTGCGCCCATGACCAAAACCACCACCTCGGCGCCGACGCGCGGCGTGGACGGCGGAGCGTACACCTTCGACGTCAACTCGCAGAACCGCCCCAGCGCGTTGCGGGTGCCCGCCTCGGTGGACCGGGCATGGGCGGAGCTCCCGTCGGTGTACGAGGAGCTGGGACTCGGCGGCGGCGTCCTGGATCCGGCCACGCACCTCTACGGCCAGCGCGGCATCGTCGTCCGCCGCCGGCTCGCGGGCAATCCGGTGTCGCAGTACCTGGACTGCGGCTCCGCGGTACCGGGCGTATACAACGCCAACACGTACGCCGTCTCGCTGTCCGTGGTCAGCCAGCTGAAGCCGCGCTCGGACGGGTTCTCGGAGCTGACGACGCAGGTCGAGGCGAGCGCGCAGCCGGCGAGCACCGGCGGCGGCGCGCAGCTGGTGCGCTGCGCTTCCAACGGCACGCTGGAGCGCAGGCTCCAGACCCTCCTCTCCAGCCGCCTGAACGGCTGAGGCCGGGGCGTGCGCAGTCCAGCCGCCTGCAGGTCGTGTGCGGCTCCGCTCCTTCCACCCTCCCCAGGAGGTACCGTGCTCCGCTCTCTGGCCTTCGCCGTCCTGGCGCTCTCCGCCTGCGCGCCCGCGTCCCCCGAGCTGTCCCCGGGGACGCGGGACAGCACCCTCCTCGTGAACGACGGGACGGTCAACATCCGCACCTCCGAGAGGTCGGTGGCCGTGGACGTGCCGCTTGCCGCGGAGCAGGCCTGGGCCGCTCTCCCGGCGGCGTACGAGGCGCTGGGGCTGCGCGGCGGCGGGCCGGCGGGGGAGCGGCTCTTCGGGGTGCCGCGGATGGAGGCGTCGCGCGCGCTGAACGGCGTCCGCCTGTCGCGCTATCTCGACTGCGGGGCCACCGTCTCCGTTCCCAACGCGGACAGCTACGCCGTGACCCTCCAGGTCTCCACGCGCCTCACGCCCGTCACCGGGAGCTCCACGCGCGTGGAGACGCTGGTGCAGGGCACGGCGAGGCCGCGCGACACATCGGGGAACCCGGTCGCATGCACGAGCACGGGTGCGCTGGAGCGCCAGATCGCGGAGAAGCTCCGGCCGGCCGGCCCGTAGGGCGGACCACCTTGCCGACGGCCGGGGCGAAGTCCTAGCTTCGCCGGTGCCGGGCGGCTCCGAGCCGGAGGCCGCGGCGTTCCGTACCCCGTTCCGAGATCCTCCCATGCGCGTCCTCCGCCCGCTGCTTCTCCTGGTGCTGCTGCTGTCCCAGGCCGGGTGCTTCGGCTACCGGCTCGTCCGTCCCGAAGAGATCGACCTCCCCTCGTACGAGCCGCGGAACGTGCCGATCCCGGCCGAGTGCGACGCGCTGATCCGGCGGGCCGGCACCAGCGACCCGAACCGGATCACCGAGGCCGAGGGACGCGCGCTCTCCTTCTGCCAGAACCAGCAGATCATCCGGGCCCAGGAGGAGGAGGCCGCCGCGCGGAAGCTGGAGGCCCACGCCCAGGCCGCGAACTTCGCGCTGCAGATCGCGACCGTCGCGATCGGCGCGCTCATCGCGATCCTCGCCTGGGCCTTCTGAGCGGCCGGCGCCCGACTTCCACCTCCGGAGCCCCATGAGCGAGCACGTTCTGGTCGAGACCCGCGGTCCGGTGCTGCACCTCCGCCTGAACCGTCCCGAGAAGAAGAACGCGCTGACGGTGGAGATGTACGCGGCGATGGCCGACGC comes from the Longimicrobiaceae bacterium genome and includes:
- a CDS encoding tetratricopeptide repeat protein → MNDWEAYYAHGSKLLRTRPSRAEAAFYWASRLNPERSEPLYAQWVAFWLRDYKRWERYLAKSPAVLESPQVRAADSLRWRALAHNPFVHQGLEILLYDRIPGSWKQDALTKGWIAYSATDFPRSIDLFGRVIRHHPSHFVRARYLRAQAFVALQHFDSAQAELHRMKEELQRREEVALVRYYESKELLEYATGVLHAIQNRDSDAREALSRALMEDLTFYPAHVVMGFIAHARSDFSAAAEHYRNALELAPEHGALNYRYGITLARLGRTPEAVDAFRKAARAEPFFADVRFELAQVLDAAGDRAGAVQAYSEYLRMAPRSATERIDVARTRKGVLGES
- a CDS encoding N(G),N(G)-dimethylarginine dimethylaminohydrolase, whose product is MLIALTHAVPPSITHCELTHLGREAIDVARATEQHHRYEEALRELGCTVERLPPTPDLPDSVFVEDTAVVLPELAIIARPGAESRRAEVAAVAEALRPYRTLACIESPGTLDGGDVLCVGSRVYVGESDRTNAEGIRQLGDVVSAFGYVVQPVTLSGCLHLKTAVTQVARNTLLLNPDWIDVGVFDGLDRIEVHPAEPFAANALRVGAVLLHPAAFPRTRQRLEKRGFAVRTVEADELAKAEAGLTCCSILVPV